AAAATTTAAAAAAGGGGGAAGTAATAATGGAAGAAAGGCTAGAAAAGAGTGAAGGACACAAATTAATTATAAATAACAGACAATTTAGCGAAATCACAGGGGTGCTACATGTTGATAGCTTTGATGATGAAGAAATTGTAGTTGAAACAGAGCTTGGACTATTAGCCTTAAAAGGAGAAGAACTAGATATAAAAGAACTAAACTTAGATGAAAAAGTATTAACTGTTGAAGGGATCATACTTGAAGTTAGTTACTCTGAAGAGAGTGGACAAAGAGGGGTGAAAGATAAGAGTAAAAGTTTGCTTGGAAAAATATTTAGATAGTTAATAGGCTCTTTAAGGAGAATTAAACCTATGGGTTTTTTATATGAGCAGTTGTTTACCTTTTCCGTATCTATTGTTTACGGGATTTTTGTGGGTGTGATTTTTGATTTTTATCGGACTTTGAGGGGAAAGAAGAAGATAAATAGGATTTTATCAGATGTATTAGATTTATTAATATGGCTTGTTATTACGGTTATTTTTATTTTTGTATTACTGTCAAGTAACTGGGGCGAAGTCAGGGCTTATGTTTTTATGGGTCTTGTAATGGGTGTGTTAATTTATTATTCTTTTTTTTCGTCTTTTATTACAGAAGGCTATCGTAATCTTTTTTCTTTGATTAAAAAGCTATTTAATTTAATCTTAAAATATATTATTGTGGCTCTTGGTTTTTTTAGTGTCCCCGTATTATT
The Natranaerofaba carboxydovora genome window above contains:
- the yabP gene encoding sporulation protein YabP — its product is MEERLEKSEGHKLIINNRQFSEITGVLHVDSFDDEEIVVETELGLLALKGEELDIKELNLDEKVLTVEGIILEVSYSEESGQRGVKDKSKSLLGKIFR
- the yabQ gene encoding spore cortex biosynthesis protein YabQ, coding for MGFLYEQLFTFSVSIVYGIFVGVIFDFYRTLRGKKKINRILSDVLDLLIWLVITVIFIFVLLSSNWGEVRAYVFMGLVMGVLIYYSFFSSFITEGYRNLFSLIKKLFNLILKYIIVALGFFSVPVLFFLKMIKKLCDLLLKLANRLKKLIKRNN